AAAAAAGACACGTGCGCCGAGTTTTTGCGCTGCCAGCTCAAATCTCTCACGATTATGAATCTTGGACTCATCAGCGATGATCGCGTCAAAAGTCACCCCTGGCGCATACCGACCGAGCACTTCCAGGTGCGCTGCGGCATCCATGCCAGCAGTTTCCTCAGTATCCACCGACAGGTTCATGGTCAGTAGTTTCTTCGCTGTCGTGGAAGCAATAGCCTGACGCATGTCTGGAAGTAACAAATGTGGAAGCACCGATGTGTACCAAGAACCAGGACCGAGAATCACCCAATCTGCCAGTTCAATAGACTCTAATGCTTCCGCGCAAGCCGGTGCATCCGCTGGTTCAAGGTGAACATTTGTGACTAATCCCCCGGAACCAGCGCGAGCCAACTTAGCTTGACCCACGATTCGTCGACGCACCAAGGACTCGTTATCGTCGGACTCTAGAACTTCGCCGTTAATGGATAACGGCACGGTGCTCATGGGCAAAACCTGACCTCGGGCACCAAGTAACGCCCCTGCCCAACGCAGACCAGCCACGGGGTTATCCAGTAGTTCCCACAGGGCCAAAATCAGTAGGTTTCCCACCGCATGACCGTTCAGTGGTTCGTCCTGATTAACGTCTGACGCAAACCGATGTTGCATGACATCTCGCCAAGTGCGACCCCAATCGTTGTCATCACAGAGGGCAGCCAGAGCCATACGTAAATCGCCTGGTGGCAGAACGTCAAAGGAACCACGCAGACGGCCTGAACTTCCGCCATCATCAGCGACAGTAACCACAGCAGTCAGATCCGTAGTTAGCCTACGAAGAGCTGACAACGAAGAGGAAAGACCATGTCCCCCACCGAGGGCAACCACCGATGGATTACGTTGTTCGCTACCTCTGGTAAGGCCCTGAATGGAAATTGGACCAGTTGCAAAAGCCATGACAGTTACTCGCGTCCCAAATCGCGGTGACTGATGTTCACGCGCACGTTAGGGAACTGCGCAAGGCGCCGTCCAAGCTCAATGGTTGTTGCTACTGAGCGGTGCTTACCGCCGGTGCAGCCCACCGCAATAGTGGCGTAGTGCTTGTTCTCGCGGCGGTAGCCTTCGAACACCGGTTCCAACGCCTTGAGGTAGTTCTCAATGAACTCCTTGGTACCTTCTTGGCTCAGCACATAATCTGAAACTTCTTTGTCCTTACCGGTCTGGGGGCGCAGTTCAGGAACCCAGTGAGGGTTAGGGATAAATCGAACGTCGGCGACGTAGTTGGCGTCGGTCGGCAATCCGTATTTGAAGCCAAAGCTCATGACATTAATCCGAAGAATAATTGGACCGGATTCGCTAAATAATTCATTAACCGAGCGCGCCAGATCATGAACTGACATTGCGGTTGAATCCAAGATGATTTCAGCTGCTTCCCTCAGCTGTTCGGTAATACCGCGTTCAAGGGTAATACCGTCAACAATTCGCCCGTCACCCTGTAGTGGGTGCGGACGACGCCCCTGTTCAAAACGACGGATGAGAACTTCGTCGCTGGCGTTGAGGTAAACGAGTCTAAATTTAACGCCGCTGGAAGTCAGATGTGCCAGGGCATCTCGAATTTCTGGGAACATTTCCTTTGAACGGACGTCCATGACGACAGCCATCTTGGGAATCGAGCCCTGAGACCGGCTCATTAGCTCGGTCAGCGGTCCAAGCATGGCTGGTGGAAGGTTCTCAACCACGTACCACCCTTGGTCTTCTAGAGCATGGGCAACGGTGGTACGACCGGCACCTGACATGCCAGTTACGATCACAAGTTCCGACTCAGGCGGTTTTACAGCTTCATACTCAGCGGTCATATTCCAAGGCTAGTCGACAATTTCGCCAGTCGTCATATTCACACCGCTAAGTGAAGCATCTTCAAGGTTTTCTTTGATGATGGTCGCAAGTTTCTCACCGATACCTGGAACTTCGCACAGCTCTTCAATGCTTGCCGAACGGATCTTTTTCATTGAGCCAAAATGCTTACGCAGTGCTGTTTGCTTAGCTTTGCCGAGTCCGGGAATCGCGTCTAGTTCGGAGGAGATCATCGATTTTGCTCGCTTTTCGCGGTGGAAGGTGATTGCAAAACGGTGAGCCTCGTCGCGAAGTCGCTGCACAAGATAGAGTGCTGCCGAGGCACGCGGAAGAATAACCGGGAATGGGTCATCGGGAAGCCACAGCTCTTCCAAGCGTTTGGCGAGTCCAACCACTTGGATGTCATCGATCCCTAAGTCGTCCATGGCTTTTTGCGCCGCAGCAACCTGAGGTGGACCACCATCAACAATGACCAAGGACGGTGGGTAGGAGAATTTCTTCTTTTCCATCTCACCTGTTGTGCCGTCCTCTACTGCCCCGGTGACGAAGACTGACGGGTCGACCTTCTCTTTGAGATACCGGCTAAAACGCCGATAGATCACGTCGTACATGCTGGCAGTATCATCGCGTGCGGCTTCACCCGTGATGGAAAATTTTCGGTATTCGCTCTTTTTTGGAAGTCCATCTTCAAAGACCACCATTGATGCCACAACGTTCGTGCCCTGAGTGTGGGACGCGTCGTAGCATTCGATACGCAGCAATGCTTGCTCGGCCCCGAGTGCTTCTTGCAGTTCTTGCATTGCCAAAGAACGGGTCGTGATATCACCGGCTCGCTTTGATTTATGCAATCGTAAAGCTTGCTCCGCGTTCTCTTTCACGGTGCCGGCTAGGGCTGCTTTGTCCCCCCGCTGTGCCACACGCAGAGATACCTTCGAACCGCGTAGCTCCGAAAGCCAGGTGGTGACATCATTGATGTCTTCTGGCAATGCAGGTACGAGAATTTCGCGTGGAATCCGATCCGCATGGTCGGCATAAATCTGCGTCAAGAGCTGCTCGACGAATTCGGCGTCGGAAGCGTCGGCAACTTTTTCAACGACCCATCCTCGTTGCGAACGGATGCGGCCGTCGCGCACATGGAATACCTGAACTGCGGCTTCAAGTTCGTCTCCATGCACACCAAAGATGTCGGCCTCAGTGCGATCGTCAAGGACCACAGCGTTGCGTTCAAAGACGCGATTCAGTGCAGCGATGTCATCGCGGTATCGAGCAGCCTTTTCGTACTCAAGTTCAGCGACTGCTTCTTGCATCTTAGTCGTCAGGGCCTTGGTGAATTTTGTGGCTTCACCGTTCATGAACGTGCATAAGTCATCGGCGAGTTGACGGTGGTCTTCTTCGCTAATTCTTCCCACGCACGGTGCCGAACACTTATCGATATATCCCAGCAGGCAGGGTCGGCCTGATGCTTCTGCCCGGTTGAACACTCCCGGAGCGCAACTTCGAACGGGGAAGACGCGTAAGAGCGTATCGAGAGTTTCGCGAATAGCCTTGGCTGGATAAAAAGGCCCAAAATATTTGACACCCTTGCGCTTATCGCCACGCATAACGAGTGCTCTGGGGTATTTTTCATTGAGCGTGACAGCAAGGTACGGGTAGGTCTTGTCGTCTCGGAAAACGATGTTAAATCGAGGGTTATATTCCTTGATCCAAACGAATTCCAACTGCAGCGCCTCTAGCTCCGAGCCGACTACAGTCCACTCGACGCTACCCGCGGTAAATACCATAGCCCGTGTTTTGGGCGTCAACCGGTCAGGGTTAGCAAAATAGGAGGTTAACCGATTACGGAGGACCTTGGCTTTTCCAACATAGATCACGCGGCCATGTTCATCGCGGAAGCGGTAAACGCCTGGTTTGGTTGGAATATCCGAGGTTTTCGGACGGTAACTTGCTGGATCAGCCATAGGTTATTTCGCGTCTGGAGGTAACTGGTTGTATGAATCCACACGCTCTTGGCCAGAAAGCTCAGCAATAGCATCCACGATCTGGTCCGTCGCTTGACGACGCTGAGGTAGCGGATGTTTGCGGCCCAGCTGATCGAAGTGCAGTGGTTCACCGTAATGAATATGGAATTTTGCTGGCTTGAAACCTTTTGAACCTGCTGGCTGCAATTTCTCGGTTCCAATGAGGCCCACTGGAACTACAGGGACGCCAGTGGTCAGTGCGAGCCAACCCACGCCGGTACGCCCACGGTAGAGTTTGCCGTCTCGCGAACGGGTCCCTTCGGGGTAAATGCCGATGCCGCCGCCTTCTTCGATAATGTCAACCAAAGAGTCCAGCGCAGCCACTGAAGCAGCTTGTTCACCACGTTGCACAGGAATTGAGCCAACTGATTCGAAGAAGTTCTTCATCAGCCGTCCCTTGATGCCTGGGGTGGTGAAGTACTCCGCCTTCGCAAAGAAGGCAACATCGCGAGGAGTCAGTGCCTGGATAATTAGCGAGTCAAAAAATGAAAGGTGATTCGAAGCAACGATGAATCCGCCCTCTTTGGGCACATTCTCAAGTCCGGTTACTTCGGCGCGACAAACGCCATGGATAATTCCGCGAATCGAGGCGCGGGTCATGGTGTAGATGCTCATTTATTTTGCACCTTCCTGCATGACATTAGTTTCCATTTCTATCGAAGTGGCGGCTTGTTCTCCGAGAAGAACGCCTGCCAGTTCTCTGACGTTGTTGACTTGGTAGTTGGCGCGAGCCAATTCATCGCCCTGAGCGAATCCCCACGCCACACCA
The nucleotide sequence above comes from Glutamicibacter sp. B1. Encoded proteins:
- the uvrC gene encoding excinuclease ABC subunit UvrC, which translates into the protein MADPASYRPKTSDIPTKPGVYRFRDEHGRVIYVGKAKVLRNRLTSYFANPDRLTPKTRAMVFTAGSVEWTVVGSELEALQLEFVWIKEYNPRFNIVFRDDKTYPYLAVTLNEKYPRALVMRGDKRKGVKYFGPFYPAKAIRETLDTLLRVFPVRSCAPGVFNRAEASGRPCLLGYIDKCSAPCVGRISEEDHRQLADDLCTFMNGEATKFTKALTTKMQEAVAELEYEKAARYRDDIAALNRVFERNAVVLDDRTEADIFGVHGDELEAAVQVFHVRDGRIRSQRGWVVEKVADASDAEFVEQLLTQIYADHADRIPREILVPALPEDINDVTTWLSELRGSKVSLRVAQRGDKAALAGTVKENAEQALRLHKSKRAGDITTRSLAMQELQEALGAEQALLRIECYDASHTQGTNVVASMVVFEDGLPKKSEYRKFSITGEAARDDTASMYDVIYRRFSRYLKEKVDPSVFVTGAVEDGTTGEMEKKKFSYPPSLVIVDGGPPQVAAAQKAMDDLGIDDIQVVGLAKRLEELWLPDDPFPVILPRASAALYLVQRLRDEAHRFAITFHREKRAKSMISSELDAIPGLGKAKQTALRKHFGSMKKIRSASIEELCEVPGIGEKLATIIKENLEDASLSGVNMTTGEIVD
- a CDS encoding gluconeogenesis factor YvcK family protein, which encodes MAFATGPISIQGLTRGSEQRNPSVVALGGGHGLSSSLSALRRLTTDLTAVVTVADDGGSSGRLRGSFDVLPPGDLRMALAALCDDNDWGRTWRDVMQHRFASDVNQDEPLNGHAVGNLLILALWELLDNPVAGLRWAGALLGARGQVLPMSTVPLSINGEVLESDDNESLVRRRIVGQAKLARAGSGGLVTNVHLEPADAPACAEALESIELADWVILGPGSWYTSVLPHLLLPDMRQAIASTTAKKLLTMNLSVDTEETAGMDAAAHLEVLGRYAPGVTFDAIIADESKIHNRERFELAAQKLGARVFFSTVGVSDGRAVHDPLRLAAAYHEVFTAIGS
- the rapZ gene encoding RNase adapter RapZ; this encodes MTAEYEAVKPPESELVIVTGMSGAGRTTVAHALEDQGWYVVENLPPAMLGPLTELMSRSQGSIPKMAVVMDVRSKEMFPEIRDALAHLTSSGVKFRLVYLNASDEVLIRRFEQGRRPHPLQGDGRIVDGITLERGITEQLREAAEIILDSTAMSVHDLARSVNELFSESGPIILRINVMSFGFKYGLPTDANYVADVRFIPNPHWVPELRPQTGKDKEVSDYVLSQEGTKEFIENYLKALEPVFEGYRRENKHYATIAVGCTGGKHRSVATTIELGRRLAQFPNVRVNISHRDLGRE
- a CDS encoding lysophospholipid acyltransferase family protein, with the translated sequence MSIYTMTRASIRGIIHGVCRAEVTGLENVPKEGGFIVASNHLSFFDSLIIQALTPRDVAFFAKAEYFTTPGIKGRLMKNFFESVGSIPVQRGEQAASVAALDSLVDIIEEGGGIGIYPEGTRSRDGKLYRGRTGVGWLALTTGVPVVPVGLIGTEKLQPAGSKGFKPAKFHIHYGEPLHFDQLGRKHPLPQRRQATDQIVDAIAELSGQERVDSYNQLPPDAK